The nucleotide sequence GTCTAAATCCATCTCTCAGGCCGACATACACGTTATGTAGAAAAACCACCCGCGCCAATGAACGCCGAATCCGCTGAACTCCTCTAAAAACGGAATTGACCCACAGCCGCGGCGCCCTTTGCCAGAAACCTATTTTTTCGGCGCTCTCCAGCGATTTCAGTTGACAAGGATCCATCTGCTGCTCTCCTTCTGCGTCCGGCATGACCGCGGGACTGAAACGGCTTATAAACGTTTTCGAATCCACCCAACGGTTGAGGCGATGCCGTGCACTCGTTTCGCCCGCTCCTTGATCGAACTTAAAGCATAGGCAGTCAGGCCTAAAATCGTATCATTATAAATTATCTTTTCGTAATAGCACGATGCCTCATTAATATATCGGTGCTTATACCCGCCGTCCCAAGGGAACAGGTGAAAGCGTTCGACCGAGGGCATCTCTCGAATGACGTCTTCAATAATATGGAAAAGAAGCAGATTCGACGGCGACAAGCTTGCATACGACTCGCGATATCCGATTTTATTGTAATAAAAGATACCACGATCTACATAACAAAACGCGCCGGAGACAGGCTGATCGGCGATCTGTAAAAAGTAGAGGTGCAACTGGCCAGACTGGGCCAACAGCCTGATGAGATCGGCGTAAAAGTCCTGGAAGCGGGGAGACAACCGCCTGATGGAGGTACCTTGCTCGCCTTTCCACCCGGAATCCTCGATCTCCAGAAAGAGAGGCCAAGCGCCGACGGCTTGATCACCGGTTTCATGCCGAAAAACATGATCTTCGACGCGGGCGATTTTATTCAGCATCTGTTTCATATTTTTACGCATCTTGGCCGAAAGGTGTTTGGACACATACTCTTCGAACGAATCGGGCAGGGCAATGCTGAACGTGGGTTCTGCGAACGTCCGGGCATGTAGACGACCGACCGCCAACTTTTTCGCCAGCGCATACGGCTGGAATGAATAGCCCTCAAAATAGCGCAAGAGATCTCCGCTGCGCTTGTCCCGAGTAAGGACATGGCGACCACTCTGTGCGAAAGCCTCT is from bacterium and encodes:
- a CDS encoding GNAT family N-acetyltransferase; translated protein: STLTLGQPISSFAQLLGIEDTWRTLYQSLEVKSIFLSFDYILSWYRCFAGSNQVRVYPLLEGDEVVGYWPLLLKKKGLFRVLSSLVNDHCLEAHPLVRDGYEEAFAQSGRHVLTRDKRSGDLLRYFEGYSFQPYALAKKLAVGRLHARTFAEPTFSIALPDSFEEYVSKHLSAKMRKNMKQMLNKIARVEDHVFRHETGDQAVGAWPLFLEIEDSGWKGEQGTSIRRLSPRFQDFYADLIRLLAQSGQLHLYFLQIADQPVSGAFCYVDRGIFYYNKIGYRESYASLSPSNLLLFHIIEDVIREMPSVERFHLFPWDGGYKHRYINEASCYYEKIIYNDTILGLTAYALSSIKERAKRVHGIASTVGWIRKRL